agttaactagaaattgtctgccgttcaaaaggaaaagatccgtgtttatatatatatatatatatatatatatatatcgttgtgtgTAGGAAGAGCCATTCTGTTTTAGTgcgttattatttaacacactcaccggtagattttccactcatttacttatttatttttcctaaaattttcgttgcgtcttgcaaccttttcaatagtcgttgactctttactactgaaaaggttgcaaggcgcaaagaaaattttaggaaaaataaataagtacacacatacatacatacatacatacacacacacatacatacacacacatactatacatacacgcatccatccattcatacatgcatacgtacatacatacatacatacacacacacacatatatccatccatacatacatacatacgtacatacatacatacatatacacacacatacatacaatacatacacacatccatccatccatacatacatacgtacctacatacatacgtacgtacatacatacacacacatacatacacacatccatccatacatgcatacatacatacatatatacatacatacatacatacatacatacacacatacatacatacatacatacacacacacatactacatacatcatacatacatacatacatacatacatacacacaccatacatacatacgtacatacatacatactacatacatacatacctacatacatacattcatacatacatacatacattcatactacatacatacgtacatacatacatacatacatacatacaaacatacatacataccatacatacatacatacatacacatacatacatacatactacatacatacatcatacatacatactacatacatcatacatacatacatacacacacatacatacatacatcatacatacatacatacacacacacacacatacatacatacatacacacacacacacacatacatacatacatacatactacatacattcatacatacatacatacatgcatacatactacatacatacatacatacatacatacatacacaacacacatacatacatacataccatacatacatacatacacacacacaatacatacacatacatacatacattcatacatacatacatacatacatacatacatacatacatacatacatacatacacatgcatacatacctaacaGGAAATGCTTCCTCATGTCAAACTTCTGTTTTAAGCGCTCCAGTAGGAACTGTTGTGTGTCTTCGTGTTGAAGGGCATCACAGAGGTAATCAAACGAACTTGGTCCTTTCGAAATGATAATCTCCAACAATTTGTCCGCTTTCTCTTTGTCCGATGCTTCTTTTTCAATAACATCGCAGTTCTCTTTGGTCAGAACCCCTATCTCTTGGAGGAAGCTGTAATGGTTCGCTGCCTTTAGGTGTTGGCTGATGTAATCTTTGTCTGACTGCAATATCTTGGAAAGGAgaagaattcaaaatataatacatatatatttctttactgcccacaagggactacacacagagggaacaaacaatgacagacaaagggattaagttgattacatcaatcccagtgcgtaactggtactttatttatcgaacccgaaaggatgaaaggcaaagtcgacctcggcggaatttgaactcacaacgtaacgcagacgaaataccgctaagcatttcgcccggcgcgctaacgtgtctgccagctcgccataaagCTAcaggatacagagagagagagagagagagagagaaagaaagacagacaaggaCAGGTTTCCTTCAATTTtcgactaccaaatccattcacaagg
The nucleotide sequence above comes from Octopus sinensis linkage group LG24, ASM634580v1, whole genome shotgun sequence. Encoded proteins:
- the LOC115224026 gene encoding uncharacterized protein LOC115224026, encoding MNEEEILKGIKKEILQSDKDYISQHLKAANHYSFLQEIGVLTKENCDVIEKEASDKEKADKLLEIIISKGPSSFDYLCDALQHEDTQQFLLERLKQKFDMRKHFLLDVCAAKENKPRKVPTSLPIASIDLTSTPCVDSQPDANSQN